The proteins below are encoded in one region of Metabacillus dongyingensis:
- the pdaB gene encoding polysaccharide deacetylase family sporulation protein PdaB → MNNFYVLHVKKIKQLIIIVIAALFTAGILYIENVMQFPVFSTADGPKAVFRGEEKENKVSLTFDISWGDEKAKPILDTLKNNGITNATFFLSAAWAERHPEIVKQIVKDGHQVGSMGYAYKNYTALEAEDIRRDILMAQDVFNELGLKDIKLLRPPTGNFNEEILTIAERYGYTVVHYSVDSDDWKNPGVGTIVKNVNDSVQGGDIILLHASDSAKQTQKALPQIVDGLKQKGLKNVSIAELIANGNAKSTEVK, encoded by the coding sequence ATGAACAATTTTTATGTTTTACATGTTAAAAAGATCAAACAACTTATCATTATTGTAATAGCTGCGCTTTTTACAGCCGGGATTTTATATATAGAAAACGTCATGCAATTTCCTGTTTTCTCAACCGCAGATGGACCTAAAGCCGTTTTCAGGGGTGAGGAGAAGGAAAATAAAGTGTCTCTTACATTTGATATCAGCTGGGGCGACGAAAAGGCAAAGCCCATTCTTGATACGTTGAAGAATAACGGCATTACGAATGCAACATTCTTCCTCTCTGCAGCATGGGCAGAACGTCATCCTGAAATCGTCAAGCAAATTGTGAAGGACGGACACCAGGTGGGAAGCATGGGTTATGCCTATAAAAATTACACCGCTTTGGAGGCTGAGGATATACGCCGGGACATTCTCATGGCACAGGATGTATTTAATGAGCTCGGTCTTAAGGATATTAAACTCCTCAGACCGCCAACAGGCAATTTCAATGAAGAAATTCTTACAATTGCCGAAAGATACGGATATACGGTTGTCCATTACAGTGTTGATTCTGATGATTGGAAAAATCCCGGTGTAGGCACCATTGTTAAAAACGTCAATGACAGTGTTCAAGGCGGGGACATTATCCTGCTGCATGCATCAGACTCCGCTAAGCAAACACAAAAAGCACTTCCCCAAATTGTTGACGGCCTGAAACAAAAAGGATTAAAGAATGTATCCATAGCTGAATTAATCGCTAATGGAAATGCGAAATCAACAGAAGTTAAATAA
- the cdaA gene encoding diadenylate cyclase CdaA, with translation MAFEEFPLLHYLGIAVDILLVWFVIYKLIMVIRGTKAVQLLKGIIVIILVRTLSQYLGLQTLQWLMDQALTWGFLAIIIIFQPELRRALEQLGRGKLFSRSGAPEEEEQQKIIDAITKATDYMAKRRIGALVTIEKETGMSDYIETGIPLHSALSSELLINIFIPNTPLHDGAVILQKNQIAAAACYLPLSESPFISKELGTRHRAAVGISEVTDSITIVVSEETGSISVTRNGELHRNLTVEALSEILVSEFGKQAKVTSSNLWQWRGKKNG, from the coding sequence ATGGCATTTGAGGAATTTCCACTACTGCATTACCTCGGCATCGCCGTTGATATTCTCCTGGTTTGGTTCGTTATATATAAGTTGATTATGGTGATACGGGGAACGAAGGCCGTTCAGCTGCTGAAAGGCATTATCGTTATTATTCTCGTTCGTACACTGAGCCAGTACTTAGGGCTGCAGACTTTGCAATGGCTCATGGACCAAGCATTAACATGGGGTTTTCTTGCGATCATTATTATTTTCCAGCCTGAGCTGCGAAGGGCGCTAGAGCAACTGGGCAGAGGGAAATTATTCTCAAGAAGCGGAGCTCCAGAGGAGGAAGAACAACAAAAAATAATCGATGCCATCACAAAAGCGACAGATTATATGGCAAAACGAAGAATTGGCGCATTAGTTACGATTGAAAAAGAAACAGGGATGAGTGATTACATAGAAACGGGCATACCGCTTCATTCAGCTCTCTCTTCTGAGCTTTTAATTAATATCTTTATCCCGAATACTCCGCTTCACGATGGAGCTGTTATTCTCCAGAAAAATCAGATTGCTGCGGCTGCATGTTATCTGCCTCTGTCCGAAAGTCCTTTTATTTCAAAAGAATTAGGGACAAGGCACCGGGCAGCAGTTGGGATCAGTGAAGTAACCGATAGTATTACGATAGTCGTTTCTGAAGAAACGGGCAGTATTTCTGTGACCAGAAACGGAGAGCTTCACAGAAATCTAACCGTTGAAGCTTTAAGTGAAATCTTGGTTTCCGAATTTGGAAAGCAGGCAAAGGTCACTTCCTCAAACCTATGGCAGTGGAGGGGGAAGAAAAATGGATAA
- the rocF gene encoding arginase, which yields MKERISIIGVPMDLGQMRRGVDMGPSAIRYAGVVERLEWLQYEIEDKGDIKIGRPNREEDSNSLNNLRNLKAVSEGNLKLSEQVDEVIQSGSFPLVLGGDHSIAIGTLAGVSKHYKELGVIWYDAHGDLNTGDTSPSGNIHGMPLAVSIGIGDETLTRIGGYTPKVKPENIVIIGARSLDDGEKELIKEKGIKVYTMHEIDRLGMTKVMEETIQYLKERTDGVHLSLDLDGLDPHDAPGVGTPVIGGISYRESHLAMEMLAESDIITSAEFVEVNPILDEKNKTATVAVALMGSLFGEKLL from the coding sequence ATGAAAGAAAGAATATCAATTATCGGGGTACCAATGGATTTAGGTCAAATGCGCCGAGGTGTGGACATGGGGCCTAGTGCTATCAGATACGCAGGGGTTGTAGAACGACTTGAATGGCTGCAATATGAGATTGAAGATAAAGGTGATATTAAAATTGGACGTCCAAACCGTGAAGAGGATAGCAATTCGTTAAATAATTTAAGAAATTTGAAAGCGGTGTCAGAAGGGAATTTAAAGCTTTCTGAACAAGTTGACGAAGTGATTCAATCAGGTTCGTTCCCACTGGTGCTTGGCGGAGACCACAGTATTGCCATCGGAACACTCGCAGGAGTTTCAAAGCATTATAAAGAACTTGGTGTAATCTGGTATGATGCACATGGAGATCTCAACACAGGCGACACTTCACCGTCAGGCAATATTCATGGGATGCCGCTTGCTGTAAGTATCGGCATCGGCGATGAGACGTTAACGAGAATTGGAGGCTACACTCCTAAAGTGAAGCCGGAAAACATTGTGATTATCGGTGCCCGTTCCCTTGATGATGGTGAAAAGGAATTAATTAAGGAGAAAGGCATTAAAGTATATACAATGCATGAGATTGACCGTCTTGGCATGACTAAGGTAATGGAGGAAACCATTCAATATTTGAAAGAGCGTACTGATGGTGTTCACTTGTCCCTCGATTTAGATGGACTTGATCCGCACGATGCTCCAGGAGTCGGCACACCGGTTATCGGAGGCATCAGCTACAGAGAAAGTCATTTAGCGATGGAGATGCTTGCAGAGTCAGATATCATCACTTCTGCTGAGTTTGTTGAAGTAAATCCTATCTTAGATGAAAAGAACAAAACAGCTACAGTAGCAGTAGCTCTGATGGGTTCTTTATTCGGCGAAAAGCTCCTTTAA
- the glmM gene encoding phosphoglucosamine mutase: MGKYFGTDGVRGVANSELTPELAFKIGRFGGYVLTKNANRPKVLIGRDTRISGHMLEGALVAGLLSIGAEVMRLGVISTPGVSYLTKALGAQAGVMISASHNPVQDNGIKFFGPDGFKLSDEQELEIEGLMDQEEDSLPRPVGADLGQVNDYFEGGQKYLQFLKQTVDEDFTGIHVALDCAHGATSSLATHLFADLDADVSTMGTTPNGLNINDGVGSTHPEALAGFLMEKGADVGLAFDGDGDRLIAVDEKGQIVDGDQIMFICAKFLNEHGRLKKETVVSTIMSNLGFYKAIEANNMKSSQTAVGDRYVVEEMKKGDYNLGGEQSGHIIFLDHNTTGDGLLTAIQLVNIMKVTGKPLSELAAEMKKFPQLLINVRVTDKYKVTDNMKVKQVIAEVESEMNGDGRILVRPSGTEPLVRVMAEAPTAELCEKYVTRIVAVVKEEMGTE; the protein is encoded by the coding sequence ATGGGAAAGTATTTTGGAACAGATGGAGTAAGAGGCGTTGCAAATAGTGAATTAACACCTGAATTAGCGTTTAAAATCGGTCGTTTTGGAGGCTACGTATTAACAAAAAATGCGAACCGCCCAAAAGTGTTAATCGGAAGAGATACACGTATTTCAGGTCATATGCTAGAAGGTGCGCTAGTTGCAGGACTGCTCTCTATCGGTGCTGAGGTGATGCGTTTAGGAGTTATTTCAACACCTGGTGTTTCATATTTAACAAAGGCTCTTGGAGCACAAGCGGGTGTTATGATTTCTGCCTCACATAATCCTGTTCAAGATAACGGAATTAAATTCTTTGGTCCTGACGGTTTTAAATTGTCAGATGAGCAGGAATTAGAAATAGAAGGTTTAATGGATCAGGAAGAAGACTCACTGCCAAGACCTGTTGGCGCTGATCTGGGACAAGTTAATGACTATTTCGAAGGCGGTCAAAAATATCTTCAATTCCTGAAACAAACAGTAGACGAAGATTTCACAGGCATCCACGTTGCACTTGACTGTGCACATGGTGCTACGTCATCTCTTGCAACGCACTTGTTCGCAGATCTTGATGCTGATGTTTCAACTATGGGCACAACTCCAAATGGATTGAATATTAATGATGGCGTAGGTTCTACACATCCAGAAGCATTAGCCGGTTTCCTTATGGAAAAAGGGGCTGATGTCGGTCTTGCTTTTGACGGTGATGGAGACCGCCTGATCGCTGTTGATGAAAAAGGCCAAATCGTTGATGGCGATCAAATCATGTTTATTTGTGCAAAATTCCTAAATGAGCATGGAAGATTGAAAAAAGAAACAGTTGTCTCTACAATCATGAGCAACCTTGGTTTTTATAAAGCAATTGAAGCAAACAACATGAAGAGTTCTCAAACGGCTGTAGGAGACCGTTATGTTGTGGAAGAAATGAAAAAAGGGGATTATAATCTTGGCGGCGAGCAGTCTGGCCATATTATCTTCCTTGATCACAATACAACGGGTGATGGTCTGCTTACAGCTATTCAATTAGTGAATATCATGAAAGTAACTGGCAAGCCGTTATCCGAGCTTGCAGCTGAAATGAAAAAGTTCCCTCAGTTGCTTATTAATGTGAGGGTAACGGATAAGTATAAGGTAACGGACAACATGAAAGTGAAGCAGGTCATTGCAGAAGTAGAGAGTGAAATGAATGGAGACGGACGCATTCTTGTCCGCCCTTCAGGCACAGAGCCGCTTGTGCGTGTAATGGCAGAAGCGCCAACAGCAGAATTATGCGAGAAGTATGTTACGCGCATCGTTGCTGTAGTGAAAGAAGAAATGGGAACGGAATAA
- the cwlD gene encoding N-acetylmuramoyl-L-alanine amidase CwlD yields the protein MRRKLRWFGFGAGFILLLLLFQFQFNNDSSWKSWNLPLTGKVIYIDPGHGGPDGGAVGKEHLEKDIALSISKQIRDYLQEQGALVLLTREKDTDLAEKDTKGYSKRKGQDLRKRLQIINESEADLYLSIHLNAIPSNQWSGAQTFYHSKMKENEKVAKFIQDELRRNLENTDRKAKQMNTIYLMKHIDKPGALVEVGFLSNPEEARLLGTEKYQDKIAASIYNGILRYMTHEKNPPE from the coding sequence ATGAGAAGAAAGCTAAGATGGTTTGGCTTCGGTGCAGGCTTTATTTTATTACTCCTATTATTTCAGTTTCAATTCAACAACGACAGCTCCTGGAAGTCGTGGAATCTCCCTTTAACAGGAAAGGTCATTTACATAGACCCAGGCCACGGAGGACCAGACGGAGGGGCAGTCGGGAAAGAACATCTTGAAAAAGATATCGCACTCTCCATATCCAAGCAGATCAGAGATTACCTTCAGGAACAGGGAGCATTGGTCCTCCTCACTCGTGAAAAGGATACTGATCTAGCTGAAAAGGATACAAAAGGATATTCAAAAAGAAAAGGGCAGGATTTAAGAAAAAGACTCCAAATAATAAACGAATCAGAAGCAGACCTTTATTTAAGTATTCACTTGAATGCCATTCCTTCTAATCAGTGGAGCGGGGCACAGACTTTTTATCATTCAAAAATGAAAGAGAATGAAAAGGTGGCAAAATTCATTCAAGATGAATTAAGAAGGAATTTAGAGAATACAGACAGAAAAGCAAAACAAATGAATACAATCTATTTAATGAAACATATCGATAAGCCAGGTGCATTAGTAGAAGTAGGTTTCTTATCAAACCCTGAGGAAGCCCGGCTTCTCGGAACAGAAAAATATCAGGATAAAATAGCTGCTTCCATCTATAATGGCATCTTAAGATATATGACCCATGAAAAAAATCCTCCAGAATGA
- a CDS encoding Mrp/NBP35 family ATP-binding protein → MLKEETARKVVGNLKEPFLHRTLEELNAIEEVSIKEEKNHISMKVAIAKTGTSEQMQLQQEIVAKLKEAGAATVGLRFTELPQEVIAKYQTAKPEDPSLLTEGKQPTFIAIASGKGGVGKSTVSVNLAVALARLGKKVGLIDADIYGFSVPDMMGITKRPVVRGERIIPVERFGVQVISMGFFVEDNAPVIWRGPMLGKMLNNFFQEVEWGDLDYLLLDLPPGTGDVALDVHAMLPSCKEIIVTTPHPTAAFVAARAGAMALRTEHEVIGVVENMSYFESKLTGEKEYVFGKGGGEKLAHELDVPVLGNIPLQQPDWNEEDFAPSVYAKDHPTGEIYLGIAKKVTELVPVSV, encoded by the coding sequence ATGCTGAAAGAGGAAACAGCTCGTAAAGTCGTCGGGAATTTAAAAGAACCTTTTTTACATAGAACCTTAGAAGAATTAAATGCGATTGAAGAAGTTTCGATAAAAGAAGAGAAAAATCATATAAGTATGAAAGTAGCGATTGCCAAAACTGGTACATCAGAACAAATGCAGCTGCAGCAGGAGATCGTCGCTAAGCTGAAGGAAGCAGGTGCTGCAACAGTCGGTCTCCGTTTCACAGAGCTGCCTCAAGAAGTAATTGCGAAATATCAAACAGCAAAGCCTGAAGATCCTTCCTTGCTCACTGAAGGAAAGCAGCCGACATTTATAGCGATAGCAAGCGGAAAAGGCGGCGTCGGAAAGTCTACCGTATCGGTTAATTTAGCAGTAGCATTAGCTCGCTTAGGCAAGAAAGTCGGTTTAATTGATGCGGATATTTATGGATTTAGTGTTCCTGATATGATGGGAATCACCAAAAGACCGGTTGTAAGGGGCGAAAGAATCATCCCTGTTGAGCGGTTCGGTGTTCAAGTTATTTCAATGGGATTTTTCGTTGAAGATAATGCTCCGGTCATTTGGAGAGGTCCTATGCTTGGTAAAATGCTCAACAACTTCTTTCAGGAAGTAGAGTGGGGAGATCTGGATTATCTGCTGCTTGATCTGCCTCCGGGTACTGGCGATGTTGCACTCGATGTGCATGCTATGCTTCCGTCATGTAAAGAAATCATCGTGACAACTCCTCATCCGACAGCAGCATTTGTAGCGGCTAGAGCGGGTGCTATGGCTCTCAGAACCGAGCATGAGGTAATCGGGGTAGTTGAAAATATGTCTTACTTTGAAAGCAAGCTCACTGGCGAAAAAGAATATGTATTTGGCAAAGGCGGAGGAGAAAAGCTTGCGCATGAACTTGATGTGCCTGTGCTTGGAAACATCCCCCTTCAGCAGCCGGACTGGAACGAAGAAGACTTTGCTCCATCTGTTTATGCGAAAGATCACCCTACAGGTGAGATTTACTTAGGTATTGCCAAAAAGGTAACAGAACTTGTGCCTGTGAGTGTATAA
- the gerD gene encoding spore germination lipoprotein GerD: MKKRRLLSLFTLIAICSFLASCSPKDQPAGQLDYEETKKMVVDILKTDDGKKAIQEILKNDDMKQNLIMDQKVVSDTISKTLTSEKGAEFWKKTFEDPKFSESFAKSLQTEHEKVIKGLMKDPEYQEMLIGVLQNPEMEKQTVKVLQSQEFRKHLQQVITETINSPLFKTKMEETLLKAAKEMNQQGGGQGSSGGTESGGQQSEGGQGETGEGGQ, translated from the coding sequence ATGAAAAAGCGAAGGTTGCTCTCATTATTTACACTAATAGCCATCTGTTCCTTCCTTGCAAGCTGTTCTCCAAAAGACCAGCCCGCAGGACAACTGGATTATGAAGAAACAAAAAAGATGGTTGTTGATATATTAAAGACTGATGATGGAAAAAAAGCGATCCAGGAAATTTTGAAAAATGATGACATGAAGCAAAATTTGATCATGGATCAAAAAGTTGTCTCAGATACCATTTCTAAAACACTGACATCCGAAAAAGGAGCGGAATTCTGGAAAAAAACCTTTGAAGATCCAAAGTTCAGTGAAAGCTTCGCCAAAAGCCTACAGACGGAGCATGAAAAAGTAATTAAGGGCTTAATGAAAGACCCGGAGTATCAAGAAATGCTTATTGGAGTCCTTCAAAATCCCGAAATGGAAAAACAAACAGTAAAGGTGCTTCAAAGTCAGGAATTCCGCAAGCATCTTCAGCAAGTGATAACAGAAACCATTAATAGCCCGCTTTTCAAAACAAAAATGGAAGAAACCCTTTTAAAAGCTGCTAAAGAAATGAATCAGCAAGGCGGCGGTCAAGGAAGCTCAGGCGGCACTGAAAGCGGCGGACAGCAATCAGAAGGCGGTCAAGGTGAAACTGGAGAAGGCGGTCAATAA
- the rsiW gene encoding zf-HC2 domain-containing protein, giving the protein MKERIHQYLDHDIKQQDERILKEHLQSCADCTQHLHELEKSIALVQSTSHIEAPMDFTQAIMDRLPKEKKTIGVNRWLKGHPLLAAASLFMLLMTGSLFSSWSTDSEFSVSKQPNLVVENNTVTVPEGETVEGDVTVKGGTINIEGKVEGNVTVINGEYMASAGQVTGDVEEINEAFEWIWYQMKSLSREVVAIFN; this is encoded by the coding sequence ATGAAAGAACGGATCCATCAATATTTGGATCATGATATAAAGCAGCAAGATGAGCGAATCTTGAAAGAGCACCTTCAGTCATGCGCGGACTGCACGCAGCACCTGCATGAGCTTGAGAAGTCAATCGCCTTGGTTCAGAGTACATCCCATATTGAGGCTCCGATGGATTTTACTCAAGCCATCATGGATCGTCTGCCCAAAGAAAAGAAAACGATTGGTGTCAACAGATGGCTAAAGGGTCATCCATTGTTGGCTGCTGCTTCTCTTTTCATGTTATTGATGACAGGCAGTTTATTTTCTTCCTGGTCAACTGATTCAGAATTCAGCGTTTCAAAGCAGCCTAATTTGGTTGTTGAAAATAATACGGTTACCGTTCCTGAAGGTGAAACTGTTGAGGGAGATGTAACCGTTAAAGGCGGAACAATCAATATTGAAGGCAAAGTTGAAGGAAACGTCACGGTGATTAACGGAGAGTATATGGCTTCTGCTGGACAGGTGACAGGTGATGTTGAAGAGATCAATGAGGCTTTTGAGTGGATTTGGTATCAAATGAAATCTCTTTCAAGAGAGGTTGTCGCCATATTTAATTAA
- a CDS encoding YbbR-like domain-containing protein has protein sequence MDKMINNHWVMRIIALLMALILYVSVNFETPAPKKQPGPVTSVFPSAPSESAKDTETIPDVEVKTYLDQEDVIVTGVPETVAVTLSGPTNSLLKAKQLKDFEIYAELSDLSIGSHRVQLKHKNIADNLEVNLNPSIITVNVEEKVTRDFPVQVDFINKDQIETGYTAQDPIVKPSVVRVTGSKTLIDSIAMIKSRVNLQNANETIEQESKVTVYDDDGNILPLEVYPSVVDVTVPITSPSKKLPFKLKNEGELGEGLSISNIEAVPNEVTIYGPLDVIDPLEFIDGVTVDLSKIKDDTVLDVDIPVPDGVTKVSPEKIQIKVDVEKEEEKILENLPVNIRGLGEGKIIQFLEPESEELDLSVVGAPSVLTNIKPSDLELFVNVTDLSDGEHDVKVEVNGPQDIKWTLPVDKVKVKISSKQS, from the coding sequence ATGGATAAGATGATTAATAATCATTGGGTAATGAGAATAATTGCACTGTTAATGGCGCTCATTCTTTATGTATCTGTTAATTTCGAAACGCCGGCTCCGAAAAAACAGCCGGGGCCAGTAACATCCGTATTTCCATCTGCGCCGTCTGAGTCTGCAAAAGATACAGAAACAATTCCTGATGTTGAAGTGAAAACGTATTTGGATCAAGAAGATGTTATTGTGACAGGAGTGCCTGAAACGGTAGCTGTTACGCTGAGCGGGCCAACTAATTCACTATTAAAGGCAAAGCAGCTTAAAGATTTTGAAATTTATGCTGAACTCTCGGATCTGTCCATCGGCTCACACCGGGTTCAATTAAAGCATAAGAATATAGCGGATAATCTTGAGGTGAATTTGAACCCTTCCATTATCACTGTAAATGTGGAGGAGAAAGTTACACGTGATTTTCCGGTACAAGTGGATTTTATAAATAAAGACCAGATTGAAACTGGTTATACAGCACAGGACCCAATTGTTAAACCGAGTGTTGTAAGAGTAACCGGATCTAAAACGCTTATTGACAGCATTGCTATGATCAAGTCAAGGGTGAATCTGCAAAATGCTAATGAAACCATTGAGCAAGAATCAAAAGTCACGGTATATGACGACGACGGAAACATCCTGCCTTTAGAGGTCTACCCTTCTGTTGTTGATGTGACAGTGCCGATTACAAGTCCAAGCAAGAAGCTTCCTTTTAAACTTAAGAATGAAGGCGAGCTTGGAGAAGGATTAAGCATCTCAAACATTGAAGCAGTGCCGAACGAAGTGACCATATACGGACCGCTGGATGTGATTGATCCGCTTGAATTTATAGATGGTGTAACAGTGGATTTAAGCAAAATCAAAGATGATACCGTGCTCGATGTAGATATTCCTGTACCTGACGGAGTGACAAAAGTAAGTCCCGAAAAAATCCAAATTAAAGTTGACGTTGAAAAAGAAGAAGAAAAAATACTTGAGAATCTGCCTGTTAATATCCGGGGTTTAGGGGAAGGGAAAATTATTCAGTTCCTTGAGCCGGAATCCGAAGAGCTCGATTTAAGTGTTGTTGGAGCACCTAGTGTATTGACGAATATTAAGCCGTCTGATCTTGAATTATTTGTAAATGTGACAGATCTGTCCGACGGAGAGCATGATGTTAAGGTAGAAGTGAATGGGCCGCAGGATATTAAATGGACCCTTCCTGTAGATAAAGTGAAAGTGAAAATTTCTTCTAAGCAATCGTGA
- a CDS encoding KinB-signaling pathway activation protein, with the protein MNSRNWVRLFLTTLLVGGISTSIVGFALRWGEYQKFFTSFDLIEILSILFWLIGVGFIFSIISQMGFFAYLTIHRFGLGIFRTAALWNAIQIVLILFVVFDLIYFRYQLFAAEGESPLSYILLALFLVIFSLAVAYIKMQQTNKMAFIPALFFMIVVTAVEWVPALRVNEGNWLYLMLIPLLICNAYQLLLLTKLSQVKKAKPM; encoded by the coding sequence TTGAACAGTAGAAATTGGGTCCGTTTGTTTTTGACGACTCTGCTTGTCGGGGGCATTAGTACAAGCATCGTCGGTTTTGCATTAAGGTGGGGAGAGTATCAGAAATTTTTCACATCTTTTGATCTTATTGAAATCCTCTCTATTTTATTTTGGCTGATCGGTGTAGGTTTTATTTTCAGTATTATTAGCCAAATGGGCTTTTTTGCGTATTTAACGATCCACCGCTTTGGTCTTGGCATTTTCAGAACAGCAGCATTATGGAATGCGATTCAAATCGTGCTGATTTTGTTTGTGGTGTTTGATTTGATTTATTTCCGCTACCAGCTTTTCGCGGCAGAAGGCGAATCACCTCTGTCATATATCCTTCTTGCATTATTCCTGGTCATTTTCAGCTTGGCTGTAGCATATATCAAGATGCAGCAAACCAATAAAATGGCGTTCATTCCAGCTTTATTCTTTATGATTGTCGTTACAGCTGTCGAATGGGTCCCTGCTCTCCGTGTAAATGAAGGAAACTGGCTGTATCTCATGCTCATTCCGCTTCTCATATGCAATGCGTATCAGCTTTTATTATTAACTAAATTATCTCAAGTCAAAAAAGCTAAGCCGATGTGA
- the sigW gene encoding RNA polymerase sigma factor SigW yields the protein METIVKNRIKQVKKGDQNAFAEIVDIYKDKIYQLCYRMLGNSHEAEDIAQEAFIRAYVNINSYDMDKKFSTWLYRIATNLTIDRIRKKKPDYYLDAEVTGTEGLTMYSQVAADVALPEDQVETMELQQMIQKEILKLPDKYRTVIVLKYIDELSLIEISEILDMPIGTVKTRIHRGREALRKQLRHL from the coding sequence ATGGAGACGATCGTAAAAAATAGGATTAAACAAGTTAAAAAGGGCGACCAGAATGCTTTTGCCGAAATCGTAGATATATATAAAGACAAAATTTATCAGCTTTGCTACCGCATGCTCGGGAACTCCCATGAGGCGGAGGATATAGCCCAGGAAGCGTTTATCCGGGCTTATGTGAATATTAACAGCTATGACATGGATAAGAAGTTCTCTACGTGGCTGTATCGCATTGCGACAAATTTAACGATTGATCGAATCAGAAAGAAAAAACCGGATTATTACCTGGATGCCGAAGTGACAGGAACGGAAGGGTTAACGATGTATTCTCAAGTAGCAGCAGATGTAGCTCTGCCCGAGGATCAAGTGGAAACAATGGAGCTTCAGCAGATGATTCAAAAAGAAATTTTAAAGCTCCCCGATAAATATCGTACTGTCATCGTATTAAAGTATATTGATGAGCTTTCTTTAATTGAAATCAGTGAAATTCTAGATATGCCGATCGGTACGGTGAAAACAAGAATTCACAGAGGACGAGAAGCGCTGAGGAAGCAATTAAGGCATTTATGA